A region of Thermovibrio ammonificans HB-1 DNA encodes the following proteins:
- a CDS encoding Fe-S-containing hydro-lyase, with the protein MSAIKIETPISDSTIEKLKAGDFVLISGVIYTARDAAHKRMVEALERGEPLPFDLEGQVIYYAGPAPAKPGRPIGSVGPTTSYRMDPYAPKLLEAGLKGMIGKGSRSKEVIEAIKKYKGVYFGAVGGAAAYLARCVKSAEVIAYEDLGPEAVRRLVVEDFPAFVVNDIYGNDLYTMGRCEYELIEDPELKKC; encoded by the coding sequence ATGTCTGCAATAAAAATAGAGACCCCCATCAGCGATTCTACCATCGAGAAGCTGAAGGCAGGTGATTTCGTTTTAATCTCCGGAGTGATATACACCGCCCGTGATGCGGCCCACAAGCGGATGGTTGAAGCCCTTGAGAGGGGAGAACCCCTGCCCTTTGACCTTGAAGGCCAGGTTATCTACTACGCCGGCCCTGCCCCGGCAAAGCCGGGAAGGCCGATAGGCTCTGTAGGCCCTACAACGAGCTACAGGATGGACCCGTATGCGCCCAAGCTCCTTGAAGCCGGCCTTAAGGGAATGATTGGTAAGGGGAGCAGGAGCAAGGAGGTCATAGAAGCGATTAAGAAGTATAAAGGCGTTTACTTCGGAGCCGTAGGAGGTGCTGCCGCTTACCTTGCACGGTGCGTTAAGTCTGCCGAGGTTATCGCCTACGAAGATTTGGGCCCAGAAGCCGTAAGGCGCTTGGTTGTTGAAGATTTCCCCGCTTTCGTCGTAAACGACATCTACGGTAACGACCTTTACACTATGGGGCGCTGTGAGTACGAGCTTATAGAGGACCCGGAGCTGAAGAAGTGTTAA
- the nuoF gene encoding NADH-quinone oxidoreductase subunit NuoF: MEKLLLRNVDKENSHTIEVYLKGGGYSALRKALKEMSPDDVVEEVKLSGLRGRGGAGFPTGMKWEFAAADLKEPKFFVCNADEGEPCTFKDRVIIEKDPHALIEGMLIGAYATGCRYGYIYLRGEYPIGKKILERAIAEAYEKGFLGENILGTDFSFDLYVHSGAGAYICGEETALIESLEGKRGEPRIKPPFPVNAGYLWKPTVVNNVETLANVPLIIERGGKWYSQIGSPDCPGPKLFPVSGKVKRPGVYELPMGTPLREIIFEHAGGIVKDRKLKAVFPGGASSSLLTADEIDVPMDFPSLAKAGTMLGSGAIMVLDETDCVVKAALRLIEFFRHESCGKCTPCREGTDWLVRIMRRIEEGLGTEEDLDTILSVSETMENSFCGLGMAAHNPVASSVRKFRDEFLEHIKLGRCPFRSG; this comes from the coding sequence ATGGAGAAGCTCCTCCTGAGAAACGTAGATAAGGAGAACTCCCACACGATAGAGGTCTACCTTAAGGGGGGCGGCTACAGCGCCCTCAGGAAGGCCTTGAAGGAGATGTCCCCCGACGACGTTGTTGAGGAGGTGAAGCTCAGCGGTCTGCGGGGAAGGGGAGGAGCGGGCTTCCCTACAGGAATGAAGTGGGAGTTTGCAGCTGCCGACCTTAAAGAGCCCAAGTTCTTCGTATGTAACGCCGACGAGGGCGAGCCCTGCACTTTTAAAGACAGGGTAATCATCGAGAAAGACCCCCACGCCCTTATCGAGGGGATGTTGATAGGTGCCTACGCAACCGGGTGCCGCTACGGCTATATCTACCTTAGGGGGGAGTACCCCATAGGCAAGAAAATCCTCGAGAGGGCCATAGCCGAAGCCTACGAGAAGGGTTTCCTCGGCGAGAACATACTCGGAACCGACTTCTCCTTCGACCTTTACGTCCACAGCGGGGCCGGTGCCTACATCTGCGGCGAGGAGACCGCCCTTATAGAGTCTCTTGAGGGGAAGCGGGGAGAGCCCAGGATAAAGCCGCCCTTTCCCGTTAACGCCGGCTACCTGTGGAAGCCTACGGTTGTTAACAATGTGGAGACCCTTGCGAACGTCCCCCTCATAATAGAAAGAGGCGGAAAGTGGTACTCCCAGATAGGCTCACCGGACTGCCCGGGGCCGAAGCTCTTCCCCGTTAGCGGTAAGGTGAAGAGGCCCGGGGTTTACGAGCTCCCGATGGGCACTCCCTTGAGGGAGATAATCTTTGAACACGCCGGCGGTATAGTGAAAGACCGTAAGCTGAAGGCCGTGTTCCCCGGAGGAGCCTCAAGCTCCCTCCTTACCGCCGACGAGATAGACGTTCCCATGGACTTCCCCTCCCTTGCCAAGGCCGGAACGATGCTCGGTTCCGGAGCGATTATGGTTCTCGACGAAACCGACTGTGTAGTTAAGGCCGCTTTGAGGCTAATAGAGTTCTTCAGGCACGAGTCCTGCGGTAAGTGTACCCCGTGTAGGGAAGGAACCGACTGGCTCGTTAGGATTATGAGGCGGATAGAGGAGGGACTCGGAACGGAGGAGGACTTAGATACGATACTCTCCGTTTCCGAGACCATGGAGAACTCCTTCTGCGGCCTCGGAATGGCCGCCCACAACCCGGTGGCGTCTTCGGTGAGGAAGTTCAGGGATGAGTTCCTGGAGCACATAAAACTGGGAAGATGTCCTTTCAGGAGCGGTTAG
- a CDS encoding RluA family pseudouridine synthase, producing the protein MRRWKTERVELRAKGGERLVECVARRAGSKKRAKRLIDEGLVSVNGQKELLARRRLKGGEVVRFPLTEAPFKPPNVKLLFRERGVWVFEKPPFITTNEGEKSLEETVRKLFNPNLKVVHRLDKQTTGPVIAVESEKLFEAFKKQFKRREVKKEYLCLVKGKLRSRQTVRRPIDGKSAVSLVTPLEHFKRATLCRVEIETGRKHQIRRHLASVGYPVVGEFLYYRGSWPEELLFCPRIALHFRKLSFTHPATGKRITVESELPKDLKEFIGELER; encoded by the coding sequence TTGAGGAGGTGGAAAACGGAGAGGGTAGAGCTCAGAGCCAAGGGAGGAGAGAGGCTCGTTGAGTGCGTGGCAAGAAGGGCAGGCTCTAAGAAAAGGGCCAAGAGGCTCATAGACGAAGGGTTGGTTTCTGTAAACGGCCAAAAGGAACTCCTTGCGCGAAGGAGGCTTAAAGGAGGCGAAGTTGTAAGGTTCCCCCTCACGGAGGCCCCTTTTAAGCCGCCGAACGTGAAGCTCCTGTTCAGAGAAAGGGGAGTGTGGGTCTTTGAGAAGCCCCCGTTTATAACCACAAACGAAGGGGAGAAAAGCCTGGAGGAAACCGTAAGGAAGCTCTTTAACCCGAACCTTAAGGTGGTTCACAGGCTCGACAAACAGACAACGGGGCCGGTTATAGCCGTAGAAAGCGAGAAACTCTTTGAAGCCTTTAAAAAGCAGTTCAAGAGAAGAGAAGTTAAAAAAGAGTACCTGTGCCTTGTAAAGGGAAAGCTCAGAAGCAGACAAACGGTTAGAAGGCCGATAGACGGCAAGAGCGCCGTTTCGTTAGTTACCCCTTTAGAGCATTTCAAAAGGGCAACCCTCTGCAGGGTCGAGATAGAGACGGGAAGGAAACACCAGATAAGACGCCACCTGGCCTCTGTGGGCTACCCGGTTGTAGGGGAGTTCCTCTACTACAGGGGCAGCTGGCCGGAGGAGCTCCTCTTCTGTCCGAGAATCGCCCTCCACTTCCGGAAGCTCTCTTTCACCCACCCGGCAACGGGCAAAAGGATAACGGTGGAGTCGGAGCTACCCAAAGACCTTAAAGAGTTTATAGGGGAACTGGAGAGGTAA
- a CDS encoding NADH-quinone oxidoreductase subunit B, with product MGLREGVFLTKLQDLINWGRKGALWPLAFATACCGIEMMAAAASRYDFDRFGVIFRNTPRQCDLLIMCGTISRKMAPIIKRLWDQMPDPKWAIAIGSCAISGNIFQTYSTLRGLDCIVPVDVYVPGCAPKPEAFYEALIMLQEKIKRDKPIVVGGEE from the coding sequence GTGGGATTGAGAGAGGGAGTTTTCCTTACAAAGCTTCAAGACCTTATAAACTGGGGCAGGAAGGGGGCGCTCTGGCCCCTTGCCTTTGCCACTGCGTGTTGCGGCATAGAGATGATGGCCGCCGCTGCGTCCCGCTACGACTTCGACAGGTTCGGGGTTATCTTCCGGAACACGCCCCGCCAGTGTGACCTGCTCATAATGTGCGGGACAATCAGCCGTAAGATGGCTCCCATCATAAAGAGGTTGTGGGACCAGATGCCCGACCCTAAGTGGGCCATAGCCATAGGGAGCTGTGCCATAAGCGGAAATATCTTCCAAACCTACTCAACCCTCAGGGGCCTCGACTGCATAGTTCCCGTAGATGTTTACGTTCCCGGTTGCGCTCCAAAGCCCGAGGCCTTCTACGAGGCCCTCATTATGCTCCAGGAGAAGATAAAGAGGGATAAGCCCATCGTTGTAGGCGGTGAGGAATGA
- a CDS encoding glucosaminidase domain-containing protein has protein sequence MRKFFVSACLAIGSLSFINGISEVKSDSTPARNLQTLNCGTLDIPINFGFKVRREEFPSHVSLKGLPVQERKEKFIELLLPLIERANAEVLKERAFLLSVIHKGKLSKEEEQKLEALKKKYRTDSIKELLKRVNTVPPSLVLAQAAVESGWGTSRFFTEANNIFGMYSFHGSKCMKARGSNACLKVYDNLYQSVKDYIYNLNVGWAYEKFRDLRSKGAGVNALLEALGKYSELEGKYVELVRSVIKKNNLERFDESEFASAGRGGR, from the coding sequence TTGAGGAAGTTCTTCGTAAGCGCGTGCCTTGCCATAGGAAGTTTGAGCTTCATAAACGGTATCTCGGAAGTTAAAAGCGACAGCACTCCTGCCAGAAACTTGCAGACCCTCAACTGCGGAACCCTCGACATACCGATAAACTTCGGCTTTAAGGTTCGGAGGGAGGAGTTCCCCTCCCACGTTAGCCTCAAAGGGCTGCCGGTTCAGGAGAGGAAGGAGAAGTTCATAGAGCTCCTCTTACCGCTCATAGAGCGGGCAAACGCCGAAGTTTTAAAGGAGAGGGCCTTCCTCCTTTCGGTAATCCACAAGGGGAAGCTCTCTAAGGAGGAAGAGCAGAAGCTCGAGGCCCTGAAGAAGAAGTACAGAACAGACTCCATAAAGGAGCTCCTAAAGCGGGTTAACACCGTTCCGCCTAGCCTGGTGCTTGCCCAGGCCGCCGTTGAGAGCGGCTGGGGAACGAGCCGGTTCTTCACAGAGGCCAACAACATATTCGGCATGTACTCCTTCCACGGCTCAAAGTGTATGAAGGCAAGGGGCTCAAACGCGTGCCTTAAGGTTTACGACAACCTCTACCAGTCGGTTAAAGACTACATATACAACCTCAACGTGGGCTGGGCCTACGAGAAGTTCAGGGATTTAAGGAGCAAAGGGGCCGGCGTTAACGCCCTCCTTGAGGCCCTCGGGAAATACTCCGAACTGGAAGGTAAGTATGTGGAGCTCGTTCGGTCGGTTATTAAAAAGAACAACCTTGAGCGCTTTGACGAGTCTGAGTTTGCTTCTGCCGGCAGGGGCGGCAGATAA
- a CDS encoding 2Fe-2S iron-sulfur cluster-binding protein — MESFKIVIDGKECEAFPGETVLEVAERNGILIPVFCYHKELRPEGACRVCLVEVEGAPRLATACTLKAMPDMVVKTNTERVKRARAGVIELILNNHTLECPICDKSGECELQMTGFRFGPKKSRYREPRREKDVVIQGPLIEIDNDRCILCRRCIRMCGENMGNRVLGILKRGYKAYISPFNGDFIESGCEHCGSCVDVCPVGSLLDRAFKYKDRPWRMEKTWTTCTLCGTGCRLEVDTYHGRIKRVVGRIGVNSGHNRGYLCIRGKWGWDSVYSDRRLSEPLVKEGEELKKVSLEEALKRLGEIVRGRKVNLFVGSSLTNEELQALKGRFGDVAASDAYGYGALLRGVASVRGSLKTDPFTSLYDADVIFVVGDFINRLTPVVATLLRLAVIQRGKRLVRVGTFDEPKLDSVAFKSLKVDQWELIDTLKHLIVGTFDTSFTSGNREVDTLAKSLRGKKLGFLISPFLAFSPEGYEVAKTVAFLADRLGAPVVAVPPKVNAKSVVKLFKLKKPSELNGSVNLLVDVDFLRDFPGEELPKADYTVILTPYYTHELPQADLVIPIEVGLEKSGTVEGVQGSLKLEPAVTSDYSLIEIVNSLPATTVESVEPQRVELSKEPGISRLSKPKGLYLTVVSTRTGWNSVSYYSSNVASVAEGDRLLLNPKDAPEGSSLVTVKTEGGRLTLPFETSEAVPEGHVLLLVENVTRDISNLIRGAFPATSGIPCELEA; from the coding sequence ATGGAGAGCTTCAAAATAGTCATAGACGGAAAGGAGTGTGAGGCCTTTCCCGGAGAGACCGTTCTGGAGGTAGCAGAGCGTAACGGCATTCTCATACCGGTCTTCTGCTACCACAAGGAGCTCCGCCCCGAAGGGGCCTGCCGTGTTTGCCTCGTTGAAGTGGAAGGGGCCCCGAGGCTTGCAACCGCCTGCACGCTGAAGGCCATGCCCGATATGGTGGTGAAAACCAACACCGAAAGGGTAAAGCGTGCAAGGGCCGGAGTCATAGAGCTCATACTCAACAACCACACCCTTGAGTGTCCCATATGCGATAAGTCCGGGGAGTGTGAGCTCCAGATGACCGGCTTCAGGTTCGGCCCCAAGAAGTCCCGCTACAGGGAGCCCCGCCGGGAAAAGGACGTTGTTATTCAGGGGCCCCTCATTGAGATTGACAACGACAGGTGTATTCTCTGCCGCCGCTGTATAAGGATGTGCGGCGAGAATATGGGCAACAGGGTTTTGGGTATTCTCAAAAGGGGTTACAAGGCCTACATCTCCCCCTTCAACGGGGACTTTATAGAGAGCGGCTGCGAGCACTGCGGCAGCTGCGTCGATGTATGTCCGGTCGGCTCCCTCCTCGACAGGGCCTTTAAATACAAGGATAGGCCCTGGAGAATGGAGAAGACCTGGACAACCTGTACCCTCTGCGGAACCGGCTGCAGGCTGGAGGTCGATACCTACCACGGCCGTATAAAGAGGGTTGTCGGCCGTATAGGGGTCAACAGCGGCCACAACAGGGGATACCTGTGCATCAGAGGTAAGTGGGGCTGGGACTCTGTTTACTCCGACAGGAGGCTTTCTGAGCCCCTTGTAAAAGAAGGAGAAGAGCTCAAGAAGGTATCCCTTGAAGAGGCCTTAAAGAGGCTCGGCGAGATTGTAAGGGGACGTAAGGTAAACCTCTTTGTCGGGAGCTCCCTTACAAACGAGGAGCTTCAGGCCCTTAAAGGGCGCTTCGGAGACGTTGCCGCATCCGACGCCTACGGATACGGTGCCCTTCTTAGGGGAGTGGCCTCCGTAAGGGGCTCACTGAAAACCGACCCCTTCACCTCCCTTTACGACGCCGACGTTATATTCGTTGTGGGCGACTTCATAAACCGGCTTACCCCCGTAGTTGCCACCCTTTTAAGGCTTGCAGTTATCCAAAGGGGGAAGAGGCTCGTGAGGGTGGGAACCTTCGACGAGCCGAAGCTTGACTCTGTGGCCTTTAAGAGCCTTAAGGTTGACCAGTGGGAGCTTATAGACACCCTGAAGCACCTTATAGTAGGCACCTTCGATACCTCCTTTACCTCTGGTAACAGGGAGGTGGATACGCTCGCAAAGAGCCTCCGGGGGAAGAAGCTGGGCTTTCTCATATCCCCGTTCCTCGCCTTCTCGCCGGAAGGTTACGAGGTGGCAAAAACCGTTGCCTTTTTGGCAGACAGGCTCGGAGCACCGGTTGTGGCCGTGCCTCCTAAGGTTAACGCAAAGAGCGTTGTGAAGCTCTTTAAACTCAAAAAGCCCTCCGAGCTTAACGGCTCGGTCAACCTCCTCGTAGACGTTGACTTCCTCAGGGACTTCCCCGGCGAGGAGCTTCCAAAGGCCGACTACACCGTAATACTCACCCCCTACTACACCCACGAGCTTCCCCAGGCCGACCTGGTCATTCCCATAGAGGTGGGCCTTGAGAAGTCGGGAACCGTTGAGGGGGTTCAGGGGAGCTTGAAGCTCGAACCCGCCGTTACCTCCGACTACTCCCTCATTGAGATAGTGAACTCCCTGCCGGCTACAACCGTTGAGTCTGTTGAGCCGCAAAGGGTGGAGCTCTCTAAGGAACCGGGCATATCACGCCTTTCAAAACCCAAGGGGCTCTACCTTACCGTAGTTTCAACAAGGACCGGTTGGAACTCCGTAAGCTACTACTCCTCTAACGTGGCCTCCGTTGCAGAGGGGGACCGGCTCCTTCTGAACCCCAAAGATGCTCCTGAAGGCTCGAGCCTTGTAACCGTTAAAACCGAGGGGGGCCGCCTTACCCTGCCCTTTGAAACATCAGAGGCCGTTCCCGAGGGCCACGTTCTTCTCCTTGTAGAGAACGTTACGCGGGATATATCTAACCTTATAAGGGGGGCTTTCCCCGCCACCTCGGGAATCCCCTGTGAGCTGGAGGCGTGA
- a CDS encoding NADH-quinone oxidoreductase subunit A — MGAYLVLFLFLLIALTVALLVPNVNLITNKFLKIDRTNREKFEPYECGIPRIQPLKGSYFAFFYILALVFLLFDLETVFLFPWAVAFRELGVLGIVEAFVFVAILLVGFLYAVVKGALKWD; from the coding sequence TTGGGAGCGTATCTCGTTCTCTTCCTGTTCCTCCTCATAGCTCTGACGGTTGCACTGCTTGTACCCAACGTAAACCTGATAACAAACAAGTTTCTGAAAATAGACAGAACCAACCGCGAAAAGTTTGAGCCCTACGAGTGCGGTATTCCGAGGATACAGCCCCTTAAGGGAAGCTACTTTGCCTTTTTCTACATCCTCGCCCTCGTTTTCCTCCTCTTCGACCTCGAAACGGTTTTCCTCTTCCCCTGGGCGGTTGCCTTCAGGGAGCTGGGCGTTCTCGGTATAGTCGAGGCTTTCGTCTTTGTTGCGATACTCCTTGTGGGCTTCCTCTACGCAGTTGTTAAGGGGGCTTTAAAGTGGGATTGA
- the nuoD gene encoding NADH dehydrogenase (quinone) subunit D — protein sequence MAERERADLILNMGPQHPSTHGVLRLILELQGEKIVGADTVIGYVHRGVEKLAEHRKYMQILPVFDRVDYVSANTNELGFVLAVEKLLGIEDKVPERAQFLRVIMAELTRISSHLIWLGTHALELGAMSVFLYAFREREKILDLFEEIAGGRLHTGYMRIGGVAYDTTPRFLEELQEFLELFPSKVDEYETLLTENRIWLSRTKGVGVIDKETAVNWGITGPTLRAAGSDYDVRKYYPYCVYDRLDFKVPVYHAGDVYDRYRVRMDEMRESVKIIKQCLEKMPEGPVQIEDPTVILPPKEEVYNTMVGLIQHFELVIHGIAPPKGEVYAAVEGPRGELGYYIVSDGTNKPYRLRIRPPSLINIAILPELLKGHYVADVISIIGSLDPLMGEVDR from the coding sequence ATGGCTGAGAGAGAAAGGGCAGACCTTATTCTGAATATGGGACCTCAACACCCTTCAACCCACGGCGTTCTGAGGCTTATCCTTGAGCTTCAGGGCGAGAAAATAGTGGGCGCCGATACCGTTATCGGCTACGTCCACCGGGGGGTTGAGAAGCTCGCCGAGCACCGCAAGTACATGCAGATACTCCCCGTTTTCGATAGGGTCGACTACGTTTCGGCCAACACAAACGAGCTGGGCTTTGTCCTTGCCGTTGAGAAGCTCTTGGGGATAGAAGATAAAGTCCCCGAAAGGGCCCAGTTCCTCAGGGTCATCATGGCCGAGCTGACCCGTATATCCTCCCACCTCATCTGGCTCGGAACCCACGCCCTTGAGCTCGGGGCGATGAGCGTTTTCCTCTACGCCTTCAGGGAACGTGAGAAGATACTGGACCTCTTTGAGGAGATTGCCGGTGGTAGGCTCCACACCGGCTACATGCGGATAGGGGGAGTTGCCTACGACACCACCCCCAGGTTTCTGGAGGAGCTCCAGGAGTTCCTCGAGCTCTTCCCCTCTAAGGTGGACGAGTACGAAACCCTGCTTACCGAAAATAGAATCTGGCTTTCCCGTACCAAAGGCGTTGGCGTTATAGACAAGGAGACTGCCGTTAACTGGGGTATAACCGGGCCCACTCTAAGGGCCGCCGGTTCCGACTACGACGTCAGGAAGTACTACCCCTACTGCGTTTACGACCGGCTCGACTTTAAAGTTCCCGTTTATCACGCCGGCGACGTTTACGACCGTTACCGGGTGAGAATGGACGAAATGAGGGAGTCTGTAAAGATTATCAAGCAGTGCCTCGAGAAGATGCCCGAGGGGCCGGTTCAGATAGAGGACCCAACTGTAATCCTCCCTCCGAAGGAGGAGGTTTACAACACGATGGTGGGGCTCATTCAGCACTTTGAGCTCGTTATCCACGGCATTGCCCCGCCTAAAGGGGAGGTTTACGCCGCAGTTGAGGGACCCCGTGGAGAGCTCGGCTACTACATAGTGAGCGACGGAACGAACAAGCCCTACAGGCTCAGGATAAGGCCCCCTTCACTCATAAACATAGCGATACTCCCCGAGCTTTTAAAAGGCCACTACGTTGCAGACGTTATCTCCATAATAGGTAGCCTTGACCCCCTTATGGGAGAGGTTGACAGATGA
- a CDS encoding peroxiredoxin, whose protein sequence is MALVGQKAPEFELQAYDPVKKEYTTVKLSDYAGKFLVLCFYPADFTFVCPTEIAAVNAKIDEIRALGADVLAVSTDTHFSHQLFCEVEPLLKDLKFPLGADPTGKTARAYGVYIEEAGLARRGRFIINPDGIIVAEEVLNPPVGRNVNELLRQLEAWKYVYEHPDEVCPANWRPGKKTLKPGPDIAGKVGTVITIDEILS, encoded by the coding sequence ATGGCGTTAGTAGGACAGAAGGCGCCTGAGTTTGAGCTTCAGGCTTACGACCCGGTCAAGAAGGAATACACAACTGTGAAGCTCTCCGACTACGCAGGAAAGTTCCTCGTTCTCTGCTTCTACCCTGCAGACTTTACCTTCGTCTGCCCCACCGAGATTGCCGCCGTTAACGCTAAAATCGACGAAATTAGGGCTCTCGGAGCAGACGTACTCGCAGTTTCCACAGACACCCACTTCAGCCACCAGCTCTTCTGCGAGGTTGAGCCTCTCCTCAAGGACCTTAAGTTCCCCCTCGGTGCAGACCCCACCGGTAAAACTGCAAGGGCTTACGGCGTTTACATCGAAGAGGCCGGCCTTGCAAGGCGCGGTAGGTTCATAATAAACCCCGACGGCATCATTGTAGCCGAAGAGGTTCTCAACCCGCCTGTAGGAAGGAACGTAAACGAGCTCCTCAGGCAGCTTGAGGCTTGGAAGTACGTTTACGAGCACCCCGACGAGGTATGCCCTGCAAACTGGAGGCCCGGCAAGAAGACGCTCAAGCCCGGTCCGGACATTGCAGGAAAGGTCGGAACCGTTATCACAATCGACGAAATACTCTCCTAA
- a CDS encoding complex I 24 kDa subunit family protein: MTYEEFREAVKELVSSGRYPSKKSCTLPALWIAEKNFPRIDHEIMRIIASELEIPLVEVEEAAEFYAMFHTKPKGKYVIRVCTNLSCMLNGAEEIVEELSRLLGISPGETTPDGLFTLEEYECMGLCDGAPALTVNEERFLNVTKEQLPAILEKFGWKGK; the protein is encoded by the coding sequence ATGACCTACGAAGAGTTCAGGGAGGCCGTGAAAGAGCTCGTTTCAAGCGGCCGCTATCCCAGTAAAAAGTCCTGCACTCTGCCCGCCCTGTGGATTGCGGAGAAGAACTTCCCCCGTATAGACCACGAGATTATGAGGATAATCGCTTCGGAGCTTGAAATCCCGCTGGTTGAGGTTGAGGAGGCCGCCGAGTTCTACGCCATGTTCCACACAAAGCCTAAGGGCAAGTACGTGATAAGGGTCTGCACCAACCTCTCCTGCATGTTGAACGGGGCAGAGGAGATTGTGGAGGAGCTCTCGAGGCTCCTCGGCATCTCTCCCGGAGAGACCACCCCCGACGGCCTCTTCACTTTGGAAGAGTACGAGTGCATGGGGCTGTGTGACGGAGCTCCGGCCCTAACGGTTAACGAGGAGCGCTTCCTTAACGTTACTAAGGAACAGCTCCCTGCTATTTTGGAAAAGTTCGGATGGAAGGGGAAGTAG
- a CDS encoding polysaccharide deacetylase family protein has translation MLLPAGAADNYATVFIYHRFGDPRYPTTSVSMEDFERELRYLKKYNYNTITVAELYKIVSSGRPIPPKTVVITIDDGYRTTYKAFKLLKKYRIPATVFLYMEAVGRYPDFLTEKQIEEMKRSGLIEFENHLYSHPNLGLLRLKLPKEEYLRVLRREERLSRQRFKKLIGREPRFLAFPYGDYDRLSVEFFLEKGYKLLFTQDRGSYGGRGKLVPRMAIVGSQSGFRKFVRDLEIEPLPVEKAEPGYGVLKENPVRLSFWVKNPEKFKRCSIYASGLGWMGAERKGNRVETAKAVTLVKRKTRVGLRCWNAETGRKAEYFYLVLVKRPGRHPAQ, from the coding sequence TTGCTTCTGCCGGCAGGGGCGGCAGATAACTACGCCACCGTTTTCATCTACCACCGCTTCGGCGACCCCCGCTACCCCACAACTTCGGTCTCGATGGAGGACTTCGAGAGGGAGCTCCGCTACCTAAAAAAGTACAACTACAACACGATTACGGTGGCGGAGCTATACAAAATAGTCAGCTCGGGAAGGCCCATACCCCCGAAAACGGTTGTAATAACGATAGATGACGGCTACAGAACCACCTACAAGGCCTTTAAGCTCCTGAAAAAGTACCGCATACCCGCAACTGTTTTCCTCTACATGGAGGCGGTAGGCAGGTACCCAGACTTCCTCACGGAGAAGCAGATAGAGGAGATGAAGCGCTCGGGGCTCATAGAGTTTGAGAACCACCTCTACAGCCACCCGAATTTGGGGCTGTTGAGGCTGAAGCTCCCGAAAGAGGAGTATCTTAGGGTCCTCCGGAGGGAGGAGAGGCTCTCAAGGCAGAGGTTCAAAAAACTAATAGGCAGGGAGCCCCGGTTCCTTGCATTCCCCTACGGGGACTACGACAGGCTGAGCGTTGAGTTCTTCCTCGAGAAGGGTTACAAGCTCCTCTTTACCCAAGACCGGGGCAGCTACGGCGGAAGGGGGAAGCTCGTTCCCCGGATGGCAATTGTCGGCAGCCAGTCGGGGTTCAGGAAGTTCGTTCGGGACCTGGAAATAGAGCCTCTACCCGTAGAAAAGGCAGAGCCCGGTTACGGGGTTCTCAAGGAGAACCCGGTAAGGCTGTCGTTCTGGGTGAAAAACCCTGAAAAGTTTAAAAGGTGCTCCATTTACGCCTCTGGTTTAGGGTGGATGGGAGCTGAAAGAAAAGGGAACAGGGTTGAAACCGCTAAAGCGGTAACCCTTGTGAAGAGGAAAACGCGGGTAGGATTAAGGTGTTGGAACGCGGAAACCGGTAGAAAAGCCGAATACTTTTACTTGGTTCTTGTGAAAAGGCCGGGCAGACACCCGGCCCAGTAG
- a CDS encoding NADH-quinone oxidoreductase subunit C: MRYVGEELLNLLQREFKSAITDVTRFRGEVCVTVDKSAIKDFLRFLKLDDNFKMDMLVDLTAVDYPEHTPRVVVVYQLRSLEKGHNLRVKCWAENDELPTVLDLWRAADWLEREVYEMFGVRFKGRELKKLLLPQKYPYFPLRKDFPLEGYEEPCQVWDWE, translated from the coding sequence ATGAGGTACGTAGGTGAGGAGCTTCTGAACCTCCTTCAGAGGGAGTTTAAGTCGGCCATAACCGATGTTACCCGCTTCCGCGGTGAGGTGTGCGTAACCGTTGACAAGTCGGCCATTAAAGATTTCCTGAGGTTCCTCAAGCTCGACGACAACTTCAAGATGGATATGCTCGTTGACCTTACCGCCGTAGACTACCCGGAGCACACGCCGAGGGTGGTTGTTGTTTACCAGCTCCGCTCTCTGGAGAAGGGGCACAACCTCAGGGTAAAGTGCTGGGCGGAAAACGACGAGCTTCCCACTGTTTTAGACCTCTGGCGGGCCGCCGACTGGCTCGAGAGGGAAGTTTACGAGATGTTCGGCGTGCGCTTTAAGGGAAGGGAGCTCAAGAAGCTCCTCCTCCCTCAGAAGTACCCCTACTTCCCCTTGCGCAAGGACTTCCCCCTTGAAGGTTACGAAGAGCCTTGTCAGGTATGGGACTGGGAGTAG